From a region of the Panicum virgatum strain AP13 chromosome 2K, P.virgatum_v5, whole genome shotgun sequence genome:
- the LOC120694516 gene encoding dolichyl-diphosphooligosaccharide--protein glycosyltransferase subunit 4A, translated as MFDDQDLGFFANFLGIFIFVLVIAYHFVMADPKYEGN; from the coding sequence ATGTTTGACGACCAAGACCTGGGCTTCTTTGCCAATTTCCTGGGCATCTTCATCTTTGTCTTGGTTATTGCCTACCACTTCGTGATGGCAGACCCGAAGTACGAAGGAAACTGA